A region of the Brachyhypopomus gauderio isolate BG-103 chromosome 11, BGAUD_0.2, whole genome shotgun sequence genome:
CTGCTCCTCACTTACTGCTCCTTCTGTGATTGTAGCAACAATTGGCTATAATAGCGCATCAAATTCTATCAAAATAAAAGTTCCaatctatttttaaaagcaCATTTTAAACCGAAAAACGTAACAACGAGAAGACATTACACTTTGATCATTCAAAAAAGGAAATTGTTTAGAGGTTATACACggacaaatcaaatcaaatcaaatcaaatatatttgtatagcgcttttcacaacatatgttgtcacaaagcgctttacaggatttacaaggttaacaatactatgggtccaaatccctaatgagcaagccaaaggcgacagtggcaaggaaaaactccctatgatggtggggaacacacaaattacacaaaaacaaattatacagactaatacacaagttacaaataaatcacacaatcaggctaagtataaggtaactagaatgaaagttctgggtgttgatattgtcaatgtaaatgtcttatgatgaacgccaggttttcattccgtgtcggagcgatgatactggaattgtaggctccgactgcagtgttactacgagaggatatgaatgcatggattagcttttccgcatcactagtatttaatatatttctaattttagcaatgttgctaAATAAATtagaaaatgtttatttaatgttttaaatgtttatttaatgttttatttaatgtttaaaatgtttatttaatgtttatttaaatgttgCAAATAAACTACCTATGCACAAATAAAAAGGAATTGTGTAAATAAACTAGCGAAACTGGgaaatacatattttcactGGTACTTTATTGATAATATCATAGTCCATACACTTGAAACTTAAAAAATATGGCAGCATAAAACTGCATTTCCCAGTCACACTACTTTGACTGTAGATATACACTTTAAATGACAGAAATCCGCTGCTGTTTTGCACCATGGTACAGTACAAGATGTGTTCCATGTTTAATGCGTcctgaaatataaaataaagtattttattaGTTAAAACATTAGTTTGACTAAAGGGTACATAAGTCTTGTTTTTGACACATTGAACTATTTTCAAGCTCtatgttgtaaaaaaaataatacattgtgtatgtgttttattaatgtaattaataGTCAACTTAATATCGATGCGTATTTATGATTAGATTAATTAATAAGCTCTATAAGCATAAATATCATAAATAATAAAACGCGAAGTTTACCTTTAATATCTACAGTAGCGATAAAATAGCACATAAACTCGCGTGAAACGAACAGTGTTGctcacttttttcttttctttctttttgttaaTTACATATTTCCTGTTTCTGGTTTTTATTTTAACGTGCAACTCTTCACAGTGCTGTTGTTGATCGTTGATTTGACTCCGACGTTTAGAGCTTCACTTCGGGCGCTTGACAAAATGGCGGCACCCATTCCTAGCGACGTATTGTTGGTTATTAAATGAGCCACTGATTGTACACGGTAAGTATAGTCTGGGGGGAAACTCAGGTTAGACAGCTAGTTAGCTAGGTTAGCTTAACTAATCTATGCCCAGATAAATGTGCTAAGGTTACCTTGCTTACATTTGTCTAGTTATCTTTGTGGTTCTGCGCACTACTACTCGGCCAGTTTGTTGTATTTCTCGTACAGGTTAGCTGATGTGGCTAGTTGGTGAATAATTGGGCTAAAGCGGTAATGATAGAGACCCATCACATAAGAGTGAGAGAAggaagttttattcactgcgaTCGACAACTTTTGCCGGATTGCCTGTGTCAACAGTGAACCTTTGCAGAAAATGTAACCTGACTTGGAGCACCATCACTTCATGCATCCAATATACAAGGAACTTTTTAGTCCAAGTtaaatttgatttatttaatattaCGGTTGCACTAAAGCTTCAAACACATTTTACTAATGTGAAATATGCTGATGCTTCTTTTTGTGGTAGCCATGTAGTCTTATTATTAAAAAGGATGGGGACCACTGGTTTGGAGACAATTATACTGGAGCATTTTGTGTTCACCTTCAACTAAACACTTATCTATGTTAGAAAGCCAGAATCCAAACTTTTGAAATATAAACATGCTTAAGGTTCTTATGTAACCCCCAGGTTTCTACGTAGAGTACTTGACAGTTGGAGGGACGACCACATCTGTAGAACAGAATGGATCAAACAAAGCGTGATAGGTTGTCAGAGCTGGTGGAGGAGTTGACCACCTCTGGAGAACCTGAGCTCAATCAAGTGAAAATGAAGGAAGTGAAAAATATATGCAAGTATGATTGATATTAATGTGTGCATATTTCACACAGTTTTGTTTGAAGAACTTGATGAATATTGTACAACCTATTATAGCCTATATTTACTGTCATTACTGTCAAATGCTATACTTAATTTTTTCCGTCTTCCAGACTCTCCAATGACTACATTAACCACTTCTATCACCTCATCATGACCCAGCTGAGCCAGGATCATGCAGAGATTAGACTCTCAGCCTTCCAAATGGCCACTGAGCTTTTCTGCCGTTCCCATCACTTCCGCGTCCTTCTAGTGACTAACCTCCAAGAGTTCCTGGAGCTCACAGTGGAGACGGATGTTGAGCAGCCACTGCCCCCACCAAAAGAAGTGGCCAGAAAGCTCAAGACCCAGGCCATCCAGACTGTCCAGGCATGGCAGACCACATATGGAGAGGCCTACAAGAAGCTAGCTTTGGGTTATCACTTCCTCAAACAGGTTAAAAAGGTAGAACTTCAGAAGGACATTTCTTGCACAGCCAATGAAGTATCACTGTCAGAAACAATCTGTTAATCTTTTGTACTATATTACAGTTCTTACTACATGTGTATATGAGTATGTGAAATGCAAAATCTTTTCAGGTAGATTTTCAGGATGTTGAAGCTAGAACATTGGCTGAGCGGAAAAGAAAGGAGGATAAACAACGACGACTAGAAAGAATTTATAAAGAGAAGCTTGAAAAGGCAAAGCAGGAGATGGAAGGTATGACTGTAGATATGAAGCCCAAGGCAAACTTTTACCAAAGTAACCTCAGATACATTAAGATAAGAATGTCAGTATATTTGATGTGATGTAATGTATTATCATAGACTGTATTGTTTGGCGATGCCTTTATTCTCAGAAATGGCTGATGAGGTGGAAAAGTCCTTGACTGAGCTGAACAGCTGCATCCATCTGCTTGTGCCAGACACCTTTGACCTCTTCAGCTCGGAGCCAACAGCAGACAGTGAGAGACCCAGTCACGCAGTGCCAGACTCCATGAGCAGCGTCTGTGATGAACATCCTTGCTGCAGCACCGATGTGAGGAGAGAAGCAGATGGAAGGATGGCAGAGGCCACCAGAGATGAAGATGATGCTGTTGAAGACAATGACCCTGATTGTGCAGACCAGGGCACATTTATACGCAGCACTGGGCTCATGTCTCGCAGCTATCAGCTGGATCTGAGTATTTCCACAGGTCCGTTAGGATGTTAACAGACATCATTTGTTATGCCTGCATTTTAGTTGCAAACTGTCCAATATTACAGTTTCACCAGAAAATTAATCATGTGCATCTCTAGAGTTTGACCAAAATGCTTGTTagtataaacaaaaaacaaacaaacttgaAAGTAGAGTGTCAAAGAAAAATGCTGAGAAATAATGTTACCCACCTCCCCAAAAAAAGAAGTAATCAACACCACCCAGTTCAAAAGCAATATATAAAAACTTTTACAGCCCGTGGGTGTACACGCATGCACAAATATCACCTACAGGTCAGGAGAAAGAAAGTAAACTTAATATTGCAAATGGTCAGAAGACAAAATAAACAGACTCCACTCACATAAAGTAAAGAAAAACCAATATTCTCATTGAGGCCAGATAAACTGTTGGTGAGACTAAATCCTAAATCAAGTAAAGTcaaatttatatagcgctttttacaacacatgttgtcacaaagcagctttacaagcacatgggtccagatccctaacgagcaagccaggggtgacagtggcaagtaAAAAGATCCCTACATGGGGGATTAGGatgaaaccttgggaggaccaagacacaTGGGAAGCCATTCTCAACTGGGCAGCTCACCTAGTGGAAGTCCATCGTCCAAATCCTAAATGTCTCCCTCTGAAGTAGCAGCCTTAACATATTGCCTTTTTTGATGGACTTTGTAATAATTTCAATTGCCATGGGTATTAATGAGCTAGAGCTAGGGTATATAGCTGCTTTACAGTGCATGGCCATAGGATAGTTAGGATTCTAAATTATGAGCTTTATGTTCACACAGTATATCTGTAACCCTCCTTCTAAATGAATTCTTCATACTAAAAAGGTGGTATTGTAATTACAAATGTATTTGACTGAAAAAGTTACCAGAAAATGCATCCACATGAGAATTCTGTAATGATTATACCTGCCACATCTAGTGCCTTCATGTCTTTGCAGgattttattattttcaaatttttaaaaatactaCTGTTTAAATATATGGGGTTGTGGAGGCAGGAAGGGCGTGAGAGATTAACACAAGGCACCTTGTATTTtaacaaaataaacaacaaaagtTTCCACCAAGAAGCAGGATCCCAGCATCCTTAGAATTTCCATGTATACCAGAATATACTTCTGCTAGCCTAAAAGTCAGCATTTAAATTGGTTACCATTAATGTCACAAGtatgatcaatgtaaatcacTTTTAACCCCTTAAATGTAGATCATTATACATAATTTATCAAACTTTACTAGTTTGATAGGAATCACAGATCATAATCAAATGCAAAATCCAAAAATACATTTAGACAAATAAATGAGATCTCCTATTTATTAAattaagaaaaaaagaaattatCTTAGACAGTAGACATTACAAATTCATCACCTGAACATTACTGGTAATACTGGCAAAATCCATAAGCCTTTTAAAAACAAGAACCCTTGTGCTTATCGTAAGTTGACATTTAGGTTTCTCTAGTACTGATTAAAATGTGGCCTATTTACTCTCCAGAATTCTGTTTTGAATTGGTTACTTTACATGTAGACAGCTTGAAATTCATTTAAAGACATTCATTTTTCATGAATTTTAAGGACTCACCTTAAAAATGCTGCTTCATAAatgtattaaataaaatatgtattCCAATGATATCAGTCTTATTTACATGTGTATTCTAATGATAGTCTTATTTACATGTGTATTCCCATGATATCCAGTCTTATTTACATGTGTATTCCCATGATATCCAGTCTTATTTACATCTGTATTCTAATGAGAAAATATTCATTGAATTGGTGACTTATGATAATGTCCTAATCTTTCCATATATTAGATTTGAAACtgaaggagacagaggagaatGAGGCTGTGGTGAACACCATGAGAGACTTGCACAGACTTCTCAGTACCAGATACCTTCCTATGGTTCAGTCCTGGATCCAGGTACACAGTGGCCATAATGGTTGAATGCCAAATGGCTCTCATTTAAATGTCCAAATGTCAGCTCTACATAATATATAATATGGTCGAGGAAGGATCTTTGTCCAAGacattgtgttgtgttgttgtgtgtgtgggcgtgtgttaaaCTCTTACCTAACCACAATTGGTCTCTAGGTGTTCACTAAGGTTGGTGTTGAAGAACAGCTGATGAGGAGGGCAACTGGCCTGAAGAACTCTCTCCACAAGGCTTTAAGGAGGCAGAGGGAGCTCAATGTAGATTATAAGACAAGACAGAGGAAAGTGGTGAGTATATTTTCCTGTTGTCATCCAATATGTAAACAtattttttcttgttttaaCTGCACACTTGAATAGCCCAAAATATACTTCTTGGCTGTGTGTTGGTTTTCCTGGTTAATTCAAGTCGATTGGTCTTAAGGAGTTCACCAGTGGAGGGCACCATTTCTTAACATATTCACGATAGATGGGTCAAGGTGTTCAGGGGAGCTGTAATAATAGAATTCTAGTTTAGATTACTCTGTGGGGCATGCCACTTCACtgaaattttttaacaaaaattgTAATGCAGTAAttgctcaaaaataatatatattttttccacaCAGTAAAGGCAATTCACACAGTTCATACAGAGGAAGCTCACATTTACTGTCCCTATAAAACCATATAACATTTATTAGGTCATAAATTCTGGAAAGTCAGCATTTTGAAATGCTATAGATTCTGAAAGGTTGACATTTTGTTGTGGACAGCATCCAAGGGCTTAATTTAAAGTACATACTTGGCATCATAATTTCAGTTTGCTATCAGTACTATGAGCAAATTAATATAGCTGAACATTTTGTGAAAACTCAGGTGAAATCAGCAATGTGCGTTGTCAGCCAATCAGGTTCATAGTCCAAGTCAGAAGGCAGGGCTTGGCTGCTAATCGAGATCGACACAGATCAGGGGCGGAATGGACACAGCTAGCAGTTAGGAGACGCATCATTATGACACGTGGTGTCCCCTCTTAACTGGGGGGGGGACTGAGCCAAATGGAGGAAAGTGACAGTGACAAAGCGCTTTAGCACCCCGTGAAGGTTTATCACTGTCGCCAGCTATTTCCAATGCAAAAAGCCAGCGTTTTGTGATAAAGCAACAACTTGGAGCCCTTTATCATAATTAGTTTTCCTTTTCTACCCTTAAAAGCATTCCATTACTTTATTTGCTTTATCATGGCTCTGACATGGATGAATTTGCTTTTTTCCAAATTCTGTAAAATTCTGCCAACTGGTAATACTCCAAAGTAAAATGTATGCAAAGTTAAGGTTGTGTGATTAAGATTAAATTAGATGCACATGATTTTTGTCCCCAAAGTTCTGATATTACTGATATTATAAACTTCACTACAAGTTGATGATCTATtacttgtgtttgttttttcagaAATTTTTGACAGAAAATCACGATTTAAATACTTTAGTTGGAGTTGAAAAAAACAGTATTctacagttacattttaaatattaaggaaatgaaaaataaatcaataaaatatGTCAGTTTCAGTTGTCCATTGAGCTTTTGGCATCAGGTCCTCTTTTTGTCACAGACAAATTTATGTGGTCTAAAATATCTGGGAATATCTAATTTAATATATATTGGTATTAAATTCTGAAACTATGCCTTATGGCTGATTGAGAAATAACTAAACTTGTTATTTTAGTTATGAACTCCTGCTCCttatttgaaaataaacatacattaaataatgtgataaaaaagcgaataattttgagtatatgtataaatatgtaacttaggtaagtttaacgtgctgggaaatattgaaatggaccttgaaagtgacgtacaagtgcttgaattccaccttgttaaggtgtatgaaccctgcaaacatgactttgttcattgcgctgcggtGCGGCGCGCgtaaagttacaaaattcgagaggtgcaagacctcgtgaatcgacagcgcgagGCCACTGCggttacgtcattttcgccgcacggacgcgtcaagtataaaccaggctttagcgctaTGGAAGGCCGTTTTAACATAAAATGGGCTTTGTCTGATTATCTGTAATTACATTCTGGATATCTAAATATTAGTTTTGACTATTAACAATTACAATTTGACGATCCGGAATGACAATTCAAGATATCTACATTTACATTCTACCTAGTAAGAAGAACAATTCAATATATCTTCAATTTCATTTTGACGGATCAAAATGGCTTTTAAGGTATCTAAAATGATGTCACTGGATTCGTCATTACGAGTCACACATCTGTAATTCTTATTCAAGATATCTCTAACGTAattatgactagtcaaaatgacatttttagatATCTGAATTATAGAAGTGCGTGCATTATGCGGAATTTTGCGTGGCTAAAATGGCGTTAGCTGTTCTTGAAAAAATAGTCAGCAAATGCCACAATCTTGAAAGAGCTCAACAGTATGGATTATGCGGCACTAAAAATCGTGTTAAAAACATGAAAATGCGAGATTGATTGTCCTGACATCTCATACAGACCACTGATTAGCAAATACAAAGAGTGCCAAGCTTGGCGCCAAAATGCTATGTAAATCTGGGACGTATTGACTAGACAGAATGATTATTGAAGATATCTACAAACACATTCCGACTAGTCAATAATTATTCAAGAtaacaggaataaaaaaaaaaacgtctagataaaaaaatgttcaagatATCTGTAGTTTATTTGTAGATATCTTTAAATGACTTTTGACTAGTCAAAAATACAGTTCTGGATATCCCTAATTTTGTTTTGCCTAGTCATTAGTTACTTTCAAGATATCTGATATTTAATTTGCACTAGTCAAATCTTAGTTTCAGATATCTAAAAATATGTTTAAGATATCTTAAATAATGAGTATGTTTAAGATATCTTTAATTAGAATAATGACTAGTCAGAACAAAAAACGAGATATCTGTAATTGACTTTTTGACTAGTCATAATTTAATTGTAGATATCTGAAATGTACGTTTCAGATGGTCAGTAATTAATTGCAGATATCTTGAACTTGAGCCTCCATACAAATCAACGGTGAATATTATGTAATTTAAACTAGTCAGAATGTAATTGGAGGTATCTCAATTGACATTTTGCCTAGTTAAAATATAATTAGAGATATCTTAAATTAAATTTACAGATATCTGTAATGTAGTTACAGATATCTGTAAAGAAAATGGGGTGAAGCCCATTTTATGTTAAAACGGCCTGCCATATTAGCAGCTTTCGTTGAAATGTTCtgaaagcaccgcttgcaaactggcttgttcatgtccttcggttttccatctgtatctgcttcgaatccaaagtatttccacacagcacttctgcttctttccttgcttattaagacgggctgcgaacacactgctgccattttagcattacaaactgttctgtgcggcagcttgggtgggtcaaacaaaaacacattttatgtaaaaagaatcaatACTTggagaaacgagtattgtaccgtttcagaatgttcagtattgatacgtatcgatatatcgatttttttttttttttttttttttttttgtcaacaCTAGTCATACCTGACTTCAGCTATGACTAAGCAAACTACCCAAAGCAAAGCAGCTGGACCCCATTCAGAGTGACAGGAACACTACCAAGAGGGACATGTGTTCAACTTTCTTAGGCTGTTATTTCAtgagacatgatgtccatgTTTAATTTTTGTCTCAGTGCATCTGAGTGAAAGGATAAATGAGCAATAATGTTTGAGGTGTGgacattatatatttttatttgtcttaGTCTTAAAAAGGTAttcaaaagtattttatttttgaAACTAGAACAAACCTGATGTAGATGTCAAAGTGTTTGGCATGAGCATTCCATAATGTGGTGTGGTAATCACACGCCCTCCATTTAATTATTGGTCACAGGGGTTTTGTGTTAAACACCC
Encoded here:
- the uvssa gene encoding UV-stimulated scaffold protein A isoform X1, with product MDQTKRDRLSELVEELTTSGEPELNQVKMKEVKNICKLSNDYINHFYHLIMTQLSQDHAEIRLSAFQMATELFCRSHHFRVLLVTNLQEFLELTVETDVEQPLPPPKEVARKLKTQAIQTVQAWQTTYGEAYKKLALGYHFLKQVKKVDFQDVEARTLAERKRKEDKQRRLERIYKEKLEKAKQEMEEMADEVEKSLTELNSCIHLLVPDTFDLFSSEPTADSERPSHAVPDSMSSVCDEHPCCSTDVRREADGRMAEATRDEDDAVEDNDPDCADQGTFIRSTGLMSRSYQLDLSISTDLKLKETEENEAVVNTMRDLHRLLSTRYLPMVQSWIQVFTKVGVEEQLMRRATGLKNSLHKALRRQRELNVDYKTRQRKVIKAGDDDDDDDDDFEEVPEKEGYEPDIPEHLWPEYGLDALPSTSTSAAKSNLEKPVIRPAAPPVVSTLTRLKRELRDEEQDPTCAAATLRILKERLSSAPSTSKLKCNVGQDKKGRNDCMGVSKDSVAPTVSTSEQGEKEAPIIPFGVDLYYWGEEQPMAGKIIKYTSQHQFWVPQEVEDEVQNEELSAQMKTRHITFPGRFQPVEHKCRAPMPNGSLCERQDRVKCPFHGLIIPRNELGRPVNAEDAARLEEEMKRREQQPDWRDVEFMKEIEAATGEDLGSSKTYGKGKKRKYPNLTDLKQTANTSRSRLEKKVFNKSSMRRISEVMNKMDKKKHEKFANQFNYALK